GCTGACTGGACCTGGTCGAAGAGTGCGACGAGGGCGCCGATGGGGTTGAAGAGGCGGTGAAATACCAGGGCGGCGGTGGTCACTGCTCCGGCGGTGGACTCGCCGAACCAGACGAGGACGAAACCGGCGGCCAGCAGCAGTGAGAGCACGACCGCCTCGGCGCGGTTGTTGCGTCCGAAGGCGCGGGTGACGAACCGGAAGACGTCGATCGACAGGTCGCGAGCGTGGGCGGACGCGGAGTCGATGCGTCGCATCTCGCCTGCCTCGGCGCGATAGGCGCGCAGGGTCGCGCTACCTGTGAGGCCGCCGAGGAGCCGGCCGGCACGCCGGCCGAAGGCCGCGCGTTCCTCTTTGTAGATGGGTTCTGATCTGGGCAGGTACCAGCGCAGGGTGAGCCAATACATCGGAATGGCGACGAGTCCGACCAGGCCGAGGCGCCAATCGATGGCGGCCAGGCCGAAGGCGGAGACCACGACGACGAGGAGGGATTCGACGACGAGCGGCAGCACTTGGCCGGCGGCCTCGCCGATCTTGCGGGAGTCATCGGCGACGCGGGAGACGAGGTCGCCGGTGCCTGTGCGCTCGATCCGCTGTGACTCGAGTGTCAGGGCGGAGCCGACGACCTCCGTGCGCAGTTCGGCGACGACGGGCATCGCGATGCGGGCGAGCGCCCAGGCGCCGATCCACGTGCCGGCGGCCATCACGATGCCGGCGACCGCGACGGCGATGGCACACGTCCACACGAGTTCGGGGCCGGCGCCGGCGGGGAGTTCGTCGACGAGGCGGCCGATCGCCCACGGCCCGACGAGGCCGGCCCCGGCGTTGGCCAATCCCGCGAGGACGAGGAGGACGATCCAGCCGGCTCGCCGGCGCAGCAGCGGGGCCAGATGGGCGAAGGAACGACGTCGCGAGGCGATCGTCAGGGTGGTCTGCGTCGGTGCCGTCATCGGGTCACCGCATCTCTGTATGCTCCGGCGCTGTCGGTGTCGGCCTCGAGGAGGTCGGCATGACGGCCGATGAGCAGCGGACCGGTGGTCGGGCGATAGACGACGGTGTCCGCGGCGGCGAGGAAAGCCGGTGAGGAGGTGAGGATGATCGTGGCCCGTTCTCTTCTCCTGCGGCGCAGTCGGCTGAGTCCCTGAGCGATCGTCGCTTCGGTGACGGCGTCGACGGCGGTGGTGGGTTCGGCGAGGACGAGGATCTCAGGATCGATGTTCAGGGCACGAGCCAATGCGACGCGCTGCCGCTGACCGCCGGAGAGGTTCCCGCCGAGTTCCTGGATCCGGTAGTCGAGACCACCGTCGACGAGGTCGAGCAGTTCCGCTGCTCCCGAGGCGGTGAGCACCTCGGCCGAGATCGGCGGATGGCCGGCTCCGTCTGGTCGGCCGTCTGTGTCTGGTCGCTCGTCGGCGACGACCATCGTGATGTTCGATCCGATGGTGCCTTCGAACAGGTCGACGTGGTGGGGTGCGACGAGCATCCGAGCGGGGCCTAGGCTGCGGGCATGAGAGGTCAGCGCCGCCAGCAGCACGGCGGCATCCTCGGCGTGCTCGGCGACTATGCAGGTCAGCGAGCCGCCGGCGGTGGTGAGTTCGTCTGCCTTCGTCGGCCATCCGGTGATGGTGATTCCGGATTCGGCGGTCGAAACTGTCGGGCGGTTGTCGGCGGCATCACGGGTGGTGGGGGCCGCCTCGGCGAGCGTGGTGAGCAGTCGAGCAATGCGTTCGGCGGCGCCGTGGGATTGGGCGAAGAGACCGACGATCTCGGCGAGTGCGCGCATCGGTTCGGTGAGGAAGGCGGTCATGCCGAGGATGCCGATGAGGGCACCGACGCTCATCTGCCCGTCGATGAGGCGCAGGCCTGCGACGATGAGGACGATCGCCAGCACCGCAGACATGACGAGCGCCCCGAGACCGGCCAGGCGTCCGGTCCTCTCACCTGTGGCGATGCCGGCGAAGGCGGCCGCATCGGAGGTCGCGCGGTAACGACGCACCGCCCACGGCTCCCCTCCCATCGCCTTGATCACACGCAGTCCGTGCATGAGGTCGGAGGCCGAGCGCCCCGCCGAGGCGACGGCTTCGAGCTGCGCCGCCGCCCGCGCCGAGACGGACCGTCCGGGCAAGGCGACGATGATCAGACCGATGGGGACGGCGACGAGGACGACGAGCCCAGTCACGGGGTCGGCGATGAGGAGGAAGACCGCTGCGGTGATCATGCCCAGCACCGAGGCGATTCCGCGTCCGGCCTGTTGGAAGGACGCGGCGGCGGTATCGGCGTCAGCGGAAGCGATGGACAAGATCTCTCCCGAGGTGCGGTCGGCCGGCAGGTTCGGGGCGGTCAGCGCTGCGTGAGAGATCTCGACGCGCAGCGCGTGGGCTTCGTGCTCACGGGCGGCATTGCACAGACGAGCGCCGAATCGGTAGCCGACGACGCTGAGCACGGTGAAGAGGACACCGAGGCCGATGACCGAGACGATGAGCGCCGGGACCGACAGCGGGATGATCGCCCGGTCGACGATGATGCCGATCGCCACCGGCACGAGTGCTTCGCAGACCTGCCAGATCGACAGTGCACCCGATCCACCGAGCAGCGGACGGATGCGCCGACGGGCGGCTCGGCGCAGCAATTGCGCACCGGTTTCAGGGATCTTCGGCACGAAGGCTACCCTAACAAATTCGGCCAGGCGGCGATCCGCCGTTCTGCCTGGACATCTGACTGCCAGGGCAGATATCTAGGATGAGCACATGACTGCTCCGATCGGCTTCGGCATCCCAGACCTGACCGGGCGCACGGCTCTCATCACCGGCGCGAACAGCGGACTCGGCCGGGTCGCTGCCCGGGTTCTGGCGGGCAGGGGCGCTCATGTCGTCTTGGCCGTGCGCAATCGCGCGAAGGGCGAAGCCGCCGCCAAGACGATGCCCGGCAGCACCGAGGTGCGCGACCTCGACCTCGCCGACCTGTCCTCGGTCCGCGACTTCGCGGCAGGCTTCACCGAACCGGTCGATCTCCTCATCAACAATGCCGGGATCATGATCCCGCCCCTGTACAGGACCGTCGACGGGTTCGAATCGCAGTTCGGGACGAACCACCTCGGCCATTTCGCGCTGACGAATCTGCTGCTCCCGCAGGTGCGTGAGCGCGTCGTCACCGTCGCCTCCATCGCCCACCGTTTCGGCACGATCGATTTCGACGATCTCCAGTGGGAGCGCCGAGGGTATCGGCCGATGGCCGCCTATGGTCAGTCGAAGCTGGCGAACCTGCTCTTCGTCTCCGAACTCCAGCGCCGGCTGTCCGAGCGGTCATCCTCGGTGATCGCGACGGCCGCCCACCCGGGGTTGGCGGCGACGAACCTCTTCGGCTCCAGCGATGACGGTTCCTTCGACACCCGAGTCAGCCGTGCGTTCACCCGCGTGGTCGCGCAGAGCGAGCAGGATGGGGCACGGCCGACGCTGTGCGCCGCCGTCGCCGATCTGCCCGGGGGCAGCTATGTCGGTCCGACCGGTCCGTTCGAGATCCGAGGAAAACCGGGATTCGCGTCCCGGTCGTCGAAATCCACCGACACCGAGGTGGCCCGTCGCCTGTGGGCCGTGTCCGAAGAGCTGACAGGTGTCGGATTAGCGGAGGTGTGAGGGGCGCTGCCCTTGTTTCGGATCAGCGGAATGCCTGCTGGCCGGTGATGTAGCGACCGAGGATGAGGGTGTGGACCTCGTCGGTGCCTTCGTAGGTGCGCACGGACTCGAGGTTGTTCGCGTGCCGCAGCGGTGAGTATTCGAGGGTGATGCCGTTGCCGCCGAGCATCGTCCGGGCCTCGCGGCAGATGGCGATGGCTTCGCGGCAGTTGTTGAGTTTGCCGACAGAGATCTGAACGGGTTCGAGTGTGCCGGCGTCCTTGAGCCGTCCGGTCCGGATGGCCAGGAGAGTGCCCTTCTGGATCTCGAGGGCCATGTTCACCAGCTTCTCCTGAGTGATCTGGTAAGCGGTGAGCGGCTTGTCGAACTGGAGGCGGTTCTGGGCGTAGTCGAGTGCCGCTTCGAAGGAGTCGCGGGCCGCGCCCATGGCGCCCCACATGATTCCGTACCGGGCCTCGTTGAGGCAGGAGAACGGCCCCTTCAGTCCCGTGACATCCGGCAGGACCGCCTCGGCGGGCAATTCCACGTTCGTCAGGTCGATATCGCACTGGATGGACGCGCGCATCGACAGCTTCTGCGTGATCGGGGTGGCGGTGAAACCGGGGGTGTCGGTGGGCACGAGGAAGCCGCGGATGCCGTCGTCGGTGGCGGCCCAGATGACCGCGATATCGGCTATCGAGGCCAGGCCGATCCATCGCTTGGCGCCGTTGAGCGTCCAGGACCCGTCGGCGTTACGTGTTGCGGTGGTGGCCATCGAGGCGGGGTCGGATCCGGCGGTGGGCTCGGTCAGTCCGAAGCAGCCGATGATCTCGCCCTTGGCCATTCCGGGCAGGTAGCGGTTCTTCTGCTCCTCGGAGCCGAATTTGTGGATGGCCGACATCGCCAGCGATCCCTGGACGGAGACGAATGTGCGCAGTCCCGAATCGCCGGCTTCGAGTTCGAGTGCCGCGAGTCCGTATTCGACGGCGGAGCGTCCCGGGCAGCCGTACCCCTGCAGGTGCATGCCGAGGAGGCCGAGCTCACCCATCTCACGCACGATCTCGGTCGGGAAGATCGCGCCTTCGTACCAGTCGGCGATGTTCGGGCGGATCCGCTCGTCGACGAATTCTCTCACTCGCGCACGCAGGGCCAGCTCGTCGTCGGTGAGAAGTCCGGCGAGGTCGAGCAGGTCGGAGGGGTCGAAGGTGGTGTCTGTGGTGGTTGCGGTCATGGGGTGGGTCTCCTTGGGCATCGGTTTCGCCTTCCACAGTGCCATCGGAATTACTCAGAGTCCAAGAGGTAATATCGAGGTGATTAAGCATAGATTCTTATCAATCCGGGCGGTGGGGGTACGGAATGGAATTCAGGCAGGTCACGGCGTTCCTCGCCGTCGCCGAGGAACTGCATTTCGGGCGGGCCGCGGAGCGTCTGCACATCGCGCAGCCCGCGCTCAGCCAGATGATCCGCGCGCTCGAGAAGGACCTCGACGTCGACCTGTTCGAGCGGACGACGCGGCGGGTCCGGCTGACTCCGGCGGGCGAGGCGCTCGTCGAACCTGCCGCGGCCATCGGGACCCAGGTGGACGGCGCCCGGCGCATCGCGCGCTCCGCGCAGCAGGGTTTGGCGGGCCGGGTGCGCATCGGATTCGGCGGCACCAGCGGCTACTCCATCCTGTCGCGGCTGGCTCGCGAGGTCGGTCAGCGGCACCCGGGCATCAGCCTCGACCTGCAGCCGCAGATGTACTGCGGAGAGGCCGCGATCGCTCTGCGCGACGGGGAGATGGATCTTGCGATCATCAGCCCGCCGGTGCCGGCCGGAGTCGAGGTCCACGTCATCCGGCAGGAGAGCGTCATGATCGCCATGCCCTCAGAACACGAGCTGGCCGAACGTGAGTCGGTCAGCATGAGCGAGCTCGCCGGTCAGCCGTTCATCTCCTATGCACCGTCGCACGGATCGCAGGTCAGAGAGGTGATGATGCGGCTGGCCGATGACGTCGGCTTCCTCCCGCAGGTCGTCCAGGAGGCACCGGATCCCTACAGTCTTCTGGCGCTCGTCGGCGCGCAGGTCGGCCTGGCCGTCGTCGTCGAGTCCTCGGATCACATCCGCATCGACGGGGTGCGCTATGTTCGCCTCGTCGAGGGCGGGGATTCCTTCACACTCGCCCTCGGCTGGCGCCGGAACAATCCGTCCGAGGCGCTGGCCCGGGTCCTCGACATCATCCGCACCGATTTCCCCTCCCCAATTACTACCTGACGGCGGCGCAGCAACCTGGCGCTGGAGTGGTCCCCAATAGTTGGACTGCTGTGGGGTCAGCATAGAGCGGTTACGGCCTCTGTGGCATTGGCGGTCTTGGTCCGATACTCCATCGGAGCAAGACCGCCAAGTCGTGTCGAGATCCTCTCAAAGTTATACCAGTGAATGTACTCATCGATCGCGGTCTTGAGGTCCTCGACAGTGTCGAACTTCTGCAGATAGAACATTTCAGACTTCAATTGCCCGAAGAAGTTCTCCGCGACCGCGTTATCCCAACAATTTCCCTTCCGCGACATCGACGGGCGTGCACCATACTCGGCCAAGATCGCCGCCCACGACACGTGCTGGTACTGAAACCCCTGGTCCGTGTGCACCAACGGTGCCTGACCCGGCCGAAGCCCCTGGCATGCCCTGATCAGTGACTCGTTCGTCAACGCCGTGTTCGGTGACGTCGACATCGAGTACGACACCACACTGGTATCGAAGAGATCAATGACCGGTGACAGATACAGTTTCTGATCCGCCACAGCGAATTCCGTGACGTCAGAGACCCATTTCTCATTCGGTTCCTCAGCAGTGAAGTCCCGGTTGAGGACATTGCCAGCCACACGGCCGACCGTGCCGCGGTGGGAGTTGTACCGCTTCCGGCGCACCTTGGTCTTGATCCCCATGTCCTGCATCAACCGCAGCACGGTCTTCTTCGCAATCGACAGGCCCTCTTTGACCAAGACAGTCATAATCTTGCGGTGCCCGTAGCGTTCGTTGCTGTCGGTGAAGATCTCCCGGATCCGGGCCCTCACCTGCACATACGGGTCAGGTCTCTGACCGAAGCGTTTCTGGTGATAGAAAAACGTCGACCGCGCCAACCCCGCAATGCTCAGCAGCAGTGACAGTGGGTAGTCCGCCTTGAGACTGGCAACAATGCGTGCTTTTACAGCTGCCCGTTCTGCCTCAAGGCCTTCAGTTTTTTTAAGTACGCGTTCTCCGCTTCCGCCCGCAGCAGCCGGTCTTGTAACTGCCGGTACTCGGCCAGGCTGATGTCCTCGACCCGAGTCTTCTTCGCCATCACATCCGGCTTCGACGGTGCCGGGTCGGCATCCGGGTCCTGCCCGTGATCGATCGCGCGCATGCGAGCTGTTTTGCCCTTCCCCGATGCTTTGCGTGGGGTGAAAGCGTCCTCGCCCTTGTCTCGGTATTCCTTGACCCAGTCGAGGATCGGTCGCGATGATGCCAGGCCGAGTTCCTTGGCGAGTTCGACTTTGTGTTCACCGTCGAGGTATCGCTTCGCGGTCGCGATCTTCTGCTCTGCTGGTATGCGCCGGGGCTGGTGGGGTTCCATGACCGATATTGTTCCACGCACTAACCACCGGTCGTGGAGGAGTTTGAGTGTGGGTTTGTGGACGTCGAGCTTCGTGGCTGTCGCAGCGTATCCGTAGCCGTGGTCGAACAGTTCGATCGCGGCACGGGCTTGGACGTTGGTGATCAGACAGTCCTTGCGCATGGAGTAGTCCCTTCAAGTTGGTTTGTGTTGATCACAGTCCAACTTTCGGGGACCACTCCACGCCAGGTTGCTGCGCCGCCGTCAGGTGCCTGGGAGCGCGAAGTCGCGTCGGAATCGGTGAGAGACTGTGGTTGTGGCTCTTTCGCCTGACCTTTCTGACTACGCCGCAAAGATGCGCTGGCTGACGCATTCGGGTGTCGACCTCGAAGTCGCGGCTCGGTTCGTCGACATGCTGGCACCCCGCGAGGCGACCATCCTCGACATCGGCTGCGGCATCGGCAACACGGTCGCGGCGCTGCGCTCAGCCGGGCATCTGGCGTTCGGCATCGACCCGAACCCCGAAGTCCTGCAGGTGGCTAGCGAGCTCTTTGCCCCGACTTGGTTCCGGCAGCTATCGGCAGAAGAGCTACCGTCCGAAACGTTGGAGGGTCACCAGCTGCCGAAGACCTTCGATCTCATCCTCATGTCCGGCAACGTGCCCGCCTTTCTCACCGAGGCGGAGCTTTTGACCACGTTCGCAGCAGCCGACGAGCTCTTGAAAACAGGCGGCCGCCTAATCGTCGGAACGACTACTCATCGCCGAGGCGGCCCAGCCGATCTCGACCATTATGCGGCCCGCACATCGCTGAGACTCGAGCACCGTTACGCAGACTGGCACCTCGGCACTTTCGACGCCGACTCACCATGGTCGGTCAGCGTCTATTCAGCTCACGGGTCCCGCCGCACTACCGAGGGCCCCGACGGAATCCACGTACTACCGCCCCAGCTGACCCTCCCTGCTACCTGACGGCGGCTCAGCAACCTCGCGCGAGGTTGCTGAGCCGCCGTCAGGTAGTAATTACCAGGAGATGACTTGGGGGACGCTCACGTGTTTGAGTCCCTCGAGGCCGAATTCGAGGCCGAAGCCGGACTTCTTCACCCCGCCGAAGGGCACTCGGGGATCGACGGCACCGTGCTTGTTGATCCACGTAGTACCTGCCTCGAGTCGGGCAGCGACTTGTCGGCAGGCGTCGAGGTCAGTGCCCCACACCGAGGATCCGAGACCGACTTCGAGCTCATTGGCCCACTCCATGGCCTGATCGAGGTCGGTGTACTTGATGATCGGCAGCACCGGGCCGAACTGCTCCTCGGACACGAGCGGGTTGTCGTTGTCGATGTCGGCGACGAGGGTCGTCGGGTAGAAGTAGCCGGGCTGATCGGCGACGGGATCGCCGCCCAGGAGCACGCGTGCTCCCCCGTTCTTGGCTGCCTCGACGAGACGAGCGACGATGTCGTACTGCTGCTTGTTCTGCAACGGCCCCAGCACGTTCTCTTCTTCCAGCCCTACGCCCATCGGGGACTGTCCGGCCACCTCGACGAGGGCCTGGCAGACCTGATCGTAGAGCGATTCGGGGACGTAGAGCCGCTTCATCGCCGCACATGTCTGCCCGGTGTTGATGAACGCGCCCCAGAACAGATCTCCGGCGATCTGAGCCGGATCGGCATCGTCGAGGACGATGCCTGCATCGTTGCCCCCGAGTTCGAGCGTGATGCGGGCGAGGTTGTCCGCAGCGGTGCGCATGATCGCCTGCCCGGTCTTCGTCGAACCCGTGAACATGATCTTGTCGACGTCTTCGTGACTGGTCAATGCGGCGCCGACCGCCCCGTCACCGGGTACGACGGAAAGCACGCCAGTCGGCAGCACCTGATTGACCACGGCCACGAGCGCCTGCACGGACAGCGGTGTGTACTCCGAGGGCTTGAGGACGACGGTGTTTCCCATCTTCAGCGAGGGCGCGAACTGCCAGACGGAGATCATCATCGGCCAGTTCCAGGGCCCGACCGCACCGACGACGCCGACGGGCTTGTAATGGAGTTCAGCGTGGGTCTCATCGTCATCGACGAGGACCTCCGGTTCGAGTTCGAACGCGGCATTCGCACGCAGCCAGGCCGCGCACGCCCCGACCTCGAAACGAGCGTTGGGCCCGTTGAGGGGTTTGCCCTGTTCGCGGGAGAGCAGCTCGGCCAGAGCCTCGGCTGAGGCTTCGATCGCGTCGGCGGCCCTGCTCAGAAGGTCGCTGCGCTCCTGAGAGCTGCGCTCTGCCCAGACAGGTTGAGCCTTGCGTGCGGCCGACACAGCCGCGTCGATATCGGCGGGAGTCCCCTCGGCGGTGCGGCCGACGACTTCGCCGGTGGCGGGGTCGTGGATCTCGCGGCCGGAGGGGTCCGCGATCGCGGCCAGGATGGCAGCGGTGGTGCTGAGGTCGGTGACGGTGGTGTCCGTGGTCATGATGCTCCTTTAGTTGCGGGAATATGCGGCTTGTGATGGGCGGATCGGTTGATGGTCGGGGGCATGGTCCGGTCTCTCATCCCAGGCTTCCACCGGATCCGATCCCTGCATAGAGGCCCGGCGAGGACGAGCGGAGGACGACGGCCCAGATCGTACCGATGAGTCCGGGGACGAGAACGATGGCCGGCAGCAGCCAGGACAGGATCGTGGTGCCCTCTGCGCCGATGAGGACATTGAAGTTGATGACGATGGCGACGAAGAGAGCGAGGAGTCCGACTGCGGAGAGGCCGGGGGCGATGACTCTGGTCCACAGCGAGTACTCCCCCGTTTTCGTGCACAGGAATCCGACGACGGCGAGCGCGGTCAGCGCCATGAGCAGGACGAGTCCGAAGGCGCCCATGTTCGTCAGCCATGTGAAGAGCGTGACAACGGGGAACAGTGGGTCATCGCTGCCGGAGCCGACCACGGCGAAGATGACGATGATGACCAGTGCCAGCCCTGATTGGACGAGAGAACCTGCCACGGGTGCACCGGTGTGCCGGGAGGTCCTGGCCAGCGACTGCGGAAGGACCCGGTCTCGCCCGAGGGCGAAGACGTAGCGGGCGACGATGTTGTGGAAGGCGACGAGAGCGGCCAGCAGTGAGGTGAGGAACAGCAGGTTGCCGAGGTCGACGAACCACACTGGGGCGTGTGCGCCGAGGAAGACGAACATGAGGTCGGGCCCGAGTTCCTGGGACCGGCCGATGACCTTCGAGGCCCCTTCGCCGACCACCATCGCCCAGGCTGAGAACGCGTAGAAGATCGCGATGATGCTCACGGCGATGACGGTGGCCCGACCGGCAGTGCGACGAGGATCCTTGACCTCCTCGTTGTAGATGGCCCCGGATTCGAAGCCCATGAAGGCCGCGATCGAGAATGCCAGGGCCGCGCCGACTCCGGGAGCGAAGAGATGGTCGAACGCGAGCCCGTCGCCGGTGATGCCTTCGGGGCTGTGCGCGAGTCCGATGATGTCGAAGACGATGACGACGAGGAACTCCGCGCCGACGATGATGCCGAGCACTCTGGCGGAGAAGTCAACGCGCAGCACTCCCATGATGCCGACGATGACCCACGCGATGAGCGCACAGACCCACCAGGGCCAGGAGATGCCGAAGAGGGTGTCGAGGAAGGAGGAGAAGACGAAACCGAACATTCCGGCGATGCCGATCTGCATGGCGTTATAGGCGACGAGCGCGGTCATCGCCGCCCCCACTCCGGCAGGCTTGCCCAGCCCCTTCGAGATGTAGGCGAAGAAGGCGCCCGCATTGTGGACGTGGCGGCTCATCGCCGCATAGCCGATGGCGAAGAGGATGAGTACGGTCCCGAGGACGACGAACGACAGGGGAACCCCGACCAGGCCGGTCACGGCGAAGTTGCTGGGAACTCCGCCGGCGACGACGGTCAACGGCGCCGAGGCGGCGATGATCATGAAGACGAGCGCGGGGATTCCGATGCGGCGGGCATCGAGTGCAGCCGTGGCCGCCGGTGCGTGCCCGCCGTCCGTGGAGGACCGATCGGCGGCATTGCCGATCGGTGAACCCGGGCCGCCTTTGGCCGGGTACGAGCTGAGAGTGCTCATGTGATCCGCCTAACAGTCATATGTGATTACTGTCAGTGTGAGCGCTGCCTGCTCACCGCGTCTTGGCTTTGCAGGCAGAGTTCTTGACGATTCGCGCATCCGCACCCGCGCAGTGCGACTCGGTGCCGGTCATTCCTTCTCAGTCGGCGTGGACGCTGCGGCGATACCCGGCGGGCGGCTGGCCGACCGCGCTGCGGAACAGTCGGGAGAAGTGTGCCGGATCGTTCAGTCCCCAGCGGGCGCCGATGGCGGCCACCGGGGTTTGTCGCTGCCCGGGGTCGGCGAGGTCGAGCCGGCACTTCTCGATGCGGCGCCGCCGGATCTCCCCGGCCACGGTCTCCCCGCTGCCTTCGAAGATCTGGTGCAGGGTCCGCACCGAGATGAAGTGGGCGGAAGCGATGGTCGACGGCGTGAGGTGAGGATCTGAGAGGTGGGTATCGATGTAGTCGGTGATATCGGCCCACAGTCGCTGCCGTTCGTCGACATCGCCGCTCGCGGCCGAGAGCTCGTCGGCCATCACCGTGGTGAGCAGATCGACGACGTTGCCTGCCAGCCGCACACCGGTTGCCCGGTTGAGGCTCGGCAACATGGCTCCGGCCTGGGAGATGACCTGGGCGGCGACCGCTCCGAGCTGATGGTCGGCACCGATCGGGGTGGCGGTGAGCTGGCCGACGGTTCCGGGAGGAAGGTTGACCCGCGACTGCGGGAACATCATGACGTAGGACGAGAAGTCCGAATCGAAGCTGAGCGTGTACGGCCGGGACGTGTCGTAGATGGCCAGCGATCCCGGAGCCAGGGCCATCTCTCGCCCGTCCTGGATGAGCAGGCCGTGCCCGTCGAGCTGCAGCGAGACCTTGAAGTAGTTCGTACCGGCCGCGCGTCCGTGTGCCTGCGATCGGGCACGGGCGATCAGTTCGGGGGTGCGCAGGACGGCATGGGGATTGGCGTTGACCTGCGACATCACCACAGAATCGTAGTCGCGCGCACTGATGCGACCTCGGAATCCGCCTCGGCGCTGGGGCTCGGTATCGAGCGGCACGAACGAGTCGGAGACCAGCCCCTGCCAGCCGTCGAAATCGTTCGCGGTGTCTTCAAGCAACATCGTCGTCCTTAGCTCACTCGGCCCCATCTGCTTCGTCGAAGGCCCGTTGTCCGGTCACTCTATCCCCAACCATCGCGCCAGTCACGGCTCCGGGCCCTTTTACTGACCATTCGGTCGCCTATCTTCGGCAAAGCCCCTTCCGGTCCCGACCCCTGCACGGTCGGCCCGGGTTCAGTCCTGCCGCCCGAGTCGGGCGATGACGTAGTCGAGCTGGGTCCGGAGGCCAGCGAAGTCGAATCCGTGCCCGCCGATGATCGCGGTGGTCTGCGCACCGAGGAGGTACGTGAGGAACACCTCGGCCTCGGATTCGATGTCGATCTCGGTCCGCAGCCGAGAGTCGGCATCGGCCTCGCGGAGCCAGGAGACGATCCAAGCGCCCCAGAGCTCCATGGTCTCAGCGGTCGCGCGGGCATGCTCGGAGTCCTGGGCCACCTCGGCGAGATAGGACAGGACGACGCGAGCTTCATCGTGCAGTTCCGGCGTCACTGGGAGCACCTCGTGCGCGAAGGCACGCAGAGCATCGAGTCCGCGCAGACTCGCCGTCGAGGTCGCCACCCTGGCGTTCGTGGCCTCGAAGACGTACAGGTAGGTGGCCGCGAGGAGATCCGCCTTCGAACCGAAATACGTTTTGACGACCCCGTTGGCAAAGCCTGCCTCTGCCGCGATATCGCGCATTGTCGCCCCGCCAAGGCCCTGCCGGACGATCAGGCGCAG
Above is a window of Brevibacterium siliguriense DNA encoding:
- a CDS encoding aldehyde dehydrogenase family protein — encoded protein: MTTDTTVTDLSTTAAILAAIADPSGREIHDPATGEVVGRTAEGTPADIDAAVSAARKAQPVWAERSSQERSDLLSRAADAIEASAEALAELLSREQGKPLNGPNARFEVGACAAWLRANAAFELEPEVLVDDDETHAELHYKPVGVVGAVGPWNWPMMISVWQFAPSLKMGNTVVLKPSEYTPLSVQALVAVVNQVLPTGVLSVVPGDGAVGAALTSHEDVDKIMFTGSTKTGQAIMRTAADNLARITLELGGNDAGIVLDDADPAQIAGDLFWGAFINTGQTCAAMKRLYVPESLYDQVCQALVEVAGQSPMGVGLEEENVLGPLQNKQQYDIVARLVEAAKNGGARVLLGGDPVADQPGYFYPTTLVADIDNDNPLVSEEQFGPVLPIIKYTDLDQAMEWANELEVGLGSSVWGTDLDACRQVAARLEAGTTWINKHGAVDPRVPFGGVKKSGFGLEFGLEGLKHVSVPQVISW
- a CDS encoding APC family permease — its product is MIIAASAPLTVVAGGVPSNFAVTGLVGVPLSFVVLGTVLILFAIGYAAMSRHVHNAGAFFAYISKGLGKPAGVGAAMTALVAYNAMQIGIAGMFGFVFSSFLDTLFGISWPWWVCALIAWVIVGIMGVLRVDFSARVLGIIVGAEFLVVIVFDIIGLAHSPEGITGDGLAFDHLFAPGVGAALAFSIAAFMGFESGAIYNEEVKDPRRTAGRATVIAVSIIAIFYAFSAWAMVVGEGASKVIGRSQELGPDLMFVFLGAHAPVWFVDLGNLLFLTSLLAALVAFHNIVARYVFALGRDRVLPQSLARTSRHTGAPVAGSLVQSGLALVIIVIFAVVGSGSDDPLFPVVTLFTWLTNMGAFGLVLLMALTALAVVGFLCTKTGEYSLWTRVIAPGLSAVGLLALFVAIVINFNVLIGAEGTTILSWLLPAIVLVPGLIGTIWAVVLRSSSPGLYAGIGSGGSLG
- a CDS encoding AraC-like ligand-binding domain-containing protein produces the protein MLLEDTANDFDGWQGLVSDSFVPLDTEPQRRGGFRGRISARDYDSVVMSQVNANPHAVLRTPELIARARSQAHGRAAGTNYFKVSLQLDGHGLLIQDGREMALAPGSLAIYDTSRPYTLSFDSDFSSYVMMFPQSRVNLPPGTVGQLTATPIGADHQLGAVAAQVISQAGAMLPSLNRATGVRLAGNVVDLLTTVMADELSAASGDVDERQRLWADITDYIDTHLSDPHLTPSTIASAHFISVRTLHQIFEGSGETVAGEIRRRRIEKCRLDLADPGQRQTPVAAIGARWGLNDPAHFSRLFRSAVGQPPAGYRRSVHAD
- a CDS encoding TetR/AcrR family transcriptional regulator; this encodes MPKIVDHDQRRLDLVQATLRLIVRQGLGGATMRDIAAEAGFANGVVKTYFGSKADLLAATYLYVFEATNARVATSTASLRGLDALRAFAHEVLPVTPELHDEARVVLSYLAEVAQDSEHARATAETMELWGAWIVSWLREADADSRLRTEIDIESEAEVFLTYLLGAQTTAIIGGHGFDFAGLRTQLDYVIARLGRQD